Proteins encoded in a region of the Dreissena polymorpha isolate Duluth1 chromosome 6, UMN_Dpol_1.0, whole genome shotgun sequence genome:
- the LOC127835154 gene encoding probable methyltransferase-like protein 24 isoform X2 yields the protein MTRADWLNVFWKYINRLQALCKDVIRVGTLNDGGKEICVDEPYRPRAPCIIYSFGINNNFLFDNAAVDLFGCDVYCFDPSMTNSSGRVSEHVWFYKLGLAGENKVSSKGWSLKTLDAIKQMLGHSNKTIDILKVDIEGDEWASFLQMVPAGSLRNVKQIAMETHFLSKHPHLSEMFGNDQIPGNMQLSALRQLYEAGFRIFMRERNLVLHQKWPGLTRPITNLNEISLIQENFAYA from the exons ATGACTAGAGCGGACTGGCTAAACGTATTCTGGAA GTACATCAACCGCCTTCAGGCGCTGTGCAAGGACGTGATTAGGGTGGGGACTCTAAATGACGGGGGTAAGGAGATATGTGTAGACGAGCCATACAGACCGCGGGCTCCTTGCATCATATACTCGTTCGG GATTAATAATAACTTTCTGTTTGACAATGCTGCCGTGGACTTGTTCGGTTGTGACGTGTATTGCTTTGATCCTAG CATGACGAATAGCTCTGGTCGTGTTTCGGAACACGTCTGGTTCTATAAGTTGGGCCTAGCGGGAGAAAATAAAGTGAGTTCGAAAGGATGGAGTCTAAAAACACTGGACGCCATTAAACAAATGCTTGGACACTCGAAC AAAACCATAGACATCCTAAAGGTCGATATAGAGGGCGATGAATGGGCTTCATTTCTTCAGATGGTCCCGGCGGGGTCGCTTCGAAACGTCAAACAGATTGCCATGGAAACGCACTTCCTGTCCAAGCATCCGCACTTGTCGGAGATGTTCGGAAATGATCAAATACCCGGAAACATGCAGTTGTCTGCCCTTAGACAGCTATACGAGGCGGGTTTCCGGATATTTATGAGGGAACGCAACCTAGTGCTTCACCAGAAGTGGCCTGGGCTGACAAGACCGATCACCAATCTGAATGAAATTTCCTTAATCCAGGAAAATTTCGCTTATGCGTAA
- the LOC127835153 gene encoding basic salivary proline-rich protein 1-like, translated as MFSTQASNMILCLALIFQTLLYCGKSWQIITSRPVEEVLNGYDESQGRISDKTKKLTALRDSKIRACFINDYDPFWELEPQEREEFLRMASKCSPIQIEKLKEKAGEQITDYCKRRLNIIWLNQLRDSPPPTLGSPRISEPSPLCEYTEDDDSSTNQRNPVPPGALNNGFLEPPTRLPPGPVGGPSHHTIDTDNGPPPLGNTDDGLIPPPLSNNLPQAQLVAAPRLLDISQDHDPPSINTGKDELLPPPKEVYTDRDAPPERNAPVPIVSQAPKTGDAPLLLGNPEGQLQGTPRPMQIRMQETVEGVEGRYLVPQIGNTATPPPPLELLRLLLMSGVQRNAAAPRVEPGYPVPEDPDMRTPPAPAALNRS; from the exons ATGTTTTCGACGCAAGCTTCAAATATGATATTATGTTTGGCGCTGATTTTTCAG ACGCTGCTGTATTGCGGGAAGTCATGGCAGATCATCACTTCCCGTCCCGTGGAGGAAGTACTCAACGGGTATGACGAATCCCAAGGCCGCATTTCAGACAAGACAAAG AAATTGACCGCGCTGAGGGATAGCAAGATACGTGCCTGCTTCATCAACGACTACGACCCGTTCTGGGAACTGGAGCCACAGGAGAGAGAAGAGTTCCTCAGAATGGCAAGT AAATGTTCGCCAATTCAAATCGAAAAGCTCAAAGAGAAGGCAGGCGAACAAATAACTGATTACTGCAAGAGGCGCCTCAACATCATCTGGTTGAACCAGTTACGCGATTCCCCGCCGCCGACCCTTGGCTCGCCCCGAATTTCAGAGCCAAGCCCACTGTGCGAGTATACTGAGGACGACGACTCTTCCACCAATCAACGAAATCCTGTGCCTCCCGGGGCGTTGAACAACGGCTTCCTTGAACCACCTACACGACTTCCGCCAGGGCCAGTGGGTGGGCCGAGCCACCACACCATCGATACGGACAACGGCCCACCGCCGCTTGGGAACACAGATGATGGTTTGATTCCCCCACCGCTGTCGAACAATTTACCCCAGGCACAACTCGTTGCAGCGCCACGTCTCCTTGACATTTCTCAGGATCATGACCCTCCATCCATTAACACCGGCAAGGACGAATTACTACCACCCCCAAAAGAAGTTTACACAGACCGTGATGCTCCGCCAGAACGAAACGCGCCGGTTCCAATAGTCTCTCAGGCACCTAAAACAGGCGATGCACCCTTGCTTCTAGGAAACCCTGAAGGGCAGCTGCAGGGGACGCCGCGTCCGATGCAGATCCGAATGCAGGAAACAGTTGAGGGTGTAGAAGGTCGCTATTTAGTGCCGCAAATCGGAAACACGGCAACTCCACCACCGCCACTGGAACTTCTGCGTCTGTTACTGATGAGCGGCGTGCAGAGAAACGCCGCCGCTCCACGAGTTGAACCTGGTTACCCGGTTCCGGAAGACCCTGACATGCGCACGCCGCCCGCTCCAGCGGCGCTCAACAGGTCTTAA